One Synechococcus sp. PROS-9-1 DNA window includes the following coding sequences:
- a CDS encoding MFS transporter, whose amino-acid sequence MNRGPSWHQRQRTIFLLASGLSTAGSFAGLTAKGWILMSGTDSAMLLALHFAALSLPTLLVSGPAGVRTDRIGCEKVLIQAQWALLGAGLLGALSIPLFVGNAQVAMLLASTLLMGIAGAYELTARNKYCALLVEEPQKLAPYLTSFSVVFNVGKLVGPPLGGWLVAFTGPTTALTLDALTYVLPIASVIWLLKPIRSLEQLSSNMNAATLKSAWQECGPMLRHVLKFTGLICVVGFFHPGLAPLIAANTLGPSPQDLGLFTSVLAAGSITGGIVLQRNSHKFSSRPSLTLGCFALITAVAQLGMASSTLIPIVLLMVWLIGAGTAGLLSSANLITQVGSKQVIRGRMAGLSQIAFLGGGGLSGLIAAQLTITLGLQATFAIAGGIGLILSIGEIWRRGGMTMNVVKSA is encoded by the coding sequence GTGAACAGAGGCCCCAGCTGGCATCAACGTCAACGCACTATTTTTCTTCTTGCCTCTGGCTTGAGCACAGCTGGATCCTTTGCTGGGCTCACCGCAAAGGGCTGGATCCTGATGAGTGGCACAGACAGCGCCATGTTGCTCGCTCTGCATTTCGCCGCACTCTCTCTACCAACTCTGTTGGTCAGCGGTCCTGCTGGTGTGCGAACAGACCGAATCGGATGCGAGAAGGTTCTGATTCAGGCGCAGTGGGCATTACTTGGAGCAGGCCTGCTTGGTGCCCTCTCCATTCCTCTCTTTGTAGGAAACGCCCAAGTGGCAATGCTGCTGGCCAGCACACTGCTCATGGGTATTGCTGGCGCCTATGAACTCACCGCGCGCAACAAATACTGCGCTTTGCTTGTGGAGGAGCCGCAGAAACTAGCGCCCTACCTCACCAGCTTTTCAGTGGTTTTCAATGTCGGGAAGCTAGTAGGCCCGCCCTTAGGCGGCTGGCTGGTGGCTTTCACCGGTCCCACCACGGCTTTAACCCTCGATGCCCTCACTTATGTGCTCCCCATTGCCAGCGTGATCTGGTTGTTGAAGCCCATCAGATCTCTCGAACAACTGAGCAGCAATATGAATGCCGCCACATTGAAGTCCGCTTGGCAGGAGTGCGGTCCGATGTTGAGGCATGTACTGAAATTCACCGGCTTGATCTGTGTTGTTGGCTTCTTTCACCCAGGCCTGGCACCACTCATTGCCGCAAACACCCTTGGGCCCAGTCCCCAAGATCTTGGTCTCTTCACAAGTGTGCTGGCCGCAGGAAGCATCACCGGTGGGATCGTTTTACAACGCAACAGCCACAAATTCAGCAGCCGTCCTAGCCTCACGCTGGGTTGTTTTGCGTTGATTACAGCGGTGGCTCAACTTGGGATGGCGAGCAGCACATTGATTCCGATCGTGCTGCTGATGGTTTGGCTTATTGGCGCTGGAACCGCTGGTCTTCTCAGTAGCGCCAATTTGATCACCCAGGTTGGCTCGAAGCAGGTGATCAGAGGCCGTATGGCGGGGTTAAGCCAAATCGCTTTTTTGGGTGGTGGAGGCTTAAGTGGCTTGATCGCAGCTCAGCTCACGATCACCCTTGGACTCCAAGCAACGTTTGCGATTGCAGGGGGAATTGGCCTGATTCTCTCCATAGGGGAGATCTGGCGTCGCGGTGGGATGACAATGAACGTGGTCAAATCAGCTTGA
- a CDS encoding B12-binding domain-containing radical SAM protein — MRTLFVYPVFPKTFWSYEKILELVNRKVLLPPLGLVTVAALLPQEWDMKLVDRNVREVTDAEWDWAELVVISGMIVQKDDMKQQISEARRRGIPVAVGGPYASSTPDAPEIADADFKILDEGEITLPLFIEAIQRGDSSGRFSAEGEKPDVTSTPIPRFDLLQLDAYDSMSVQFSRGCPFNCEFCDIIVLYGRKPRTKTPEQLVAELQALYDLGWRRSIFLVDDNFIGNKRNAKLLLPEIKTWQEDRGYPFSFATEASVDLADDDEMMRMMHEARFESVFLGIETPDEASLEIARKVQNTRNPLDAAVDRITANGIRVMAGFIIGFDGEKDGAGLRIVDFVTRTGIPAAMMGMLQALPQTALWHRLEKEGRLIQDESAAKGVNQTNLLNFKPTRPIRDIANEYVEAFCTLYEPNAYMDRVYSYYLKMGAPRWKGTSKLPTWTDVKALSIVIWRQGLKRDTRGRFWRYLFGMARKNPAMLEQFIVVLAHNEHFMEYRAIVQQEIREQLESLPPEEPSNSRELQPV, encoded by the coding sequence ATGCGCACTCTTTTCGTCTACCCCGTATTCCCCAAAACGTTCTGGAGTTACGAAAAAATTCTGGAGCTGGTCAACCGAAAGGTGTTGCTGCCGCCTTTAGGCCTGGTCACCGTTGCAGCCCTACTTCCCCAGGAATGGGACATGAAGTTGGTGGATCGCAACGTGCGCGAGGTGACCGATGCCGAATGGGATTGGGCAGAACTGGTGGTGATCTCAGGAATGATCGTCCAGAAGGACGACATGAAGCAGCAGATCAGCGAAGCAAGGCGTCGTGGGATCCCTGTGGCGGTGGGAGGCCCTTACGCCAGCTCAACCCCTGATGCTCCGGAAATTGCGGACGCCGATTTCAAGATCTTGGATGAGGGGGAAATCACTCTTCCCTTGTTTATCGAAGCCATCCAAAGGGGTGATAGCAGCGGTCGATTTAGCGCAGAAGGAGAGAAACCAGATGTGACCTCCACCCCAATTCCTCGCTTTGATCTGCTGCAGCTCGATGCCTACGACTCAATGAGCGTGCAGTTCTCTCGCGGATGCCCGTTTAATTGCGAATTTTGCGACATCATCGTTCTCTACGGCCGCAAACCACGCACCAAAACGCCTGAACAGTTGGTTGCTGAATTGCAAGCGCTTTATGACCTGGGATGGAGACGCTCGATCTTCCTGGTTGACGACAATTTCATCGGGAACAAGCGCAACGCGAAGCTTTTGCTTCCCGAAATCAAAACCTGGCAAGAAGACCGTGGCTACCCATTCAGTTTTGCAACTGAGGCCTCAGTTGATCTAGCTGATGACGACGAAATGATGCGAATGATGCACGAAGCACGCTTTGAAAGTGTGTTTCTGGGAATTGAGACTCCAGACGAAGCCAGTTTAGAAATTGCGAGAAAAGTTCAAAACACTCGCAATCCCCTTGATGCCGCCGTTGACCGGATTACAGCAAATGGCATTCGGGTTATGGCTGGATTCATCATTGGTTTTGATGGAGAAAAGGATGGTGCTGGTTTACGGATCGTAGATTTCGTGACCCGTACAGGCATCCCCGCAGCAATGATGGGAATGCTTCAAGCCCTTCCCCAAACAGCCCTATGGCATCGCCTTGAGAAAGAAGGTCGCCTAATTCAAGACGAATCGGCTGCCAAAGGCGTGAATCAAACGAATTTGCTTAATTTCAAACCAACCAGGCCCATTCGTGACATCGCCAATGAATATGTCGAAGCATTTTGCACGCTCTATGAACCCAATGCCTATATGGATCGGGTTTACTCCTATTACTTAAAGATGGGTGCTCCGCGCTGGAAAGGCACCAGCAAATTGCCAACCTGGACTGATGTCAAAGCACTTTCGATCGTGATCTGGCGCCAAGGTCTGAAACGCGATACTCGCGGGCGCTTTTGGCGCTATCTCTTTGGAATGGCACGCAAGAATCCAGCCATGCTTGAGCAGTTCATCGTTGTACTGGCGCACAACGAGCATTTCATGGAATACAGAGCGATTGTGCAACAGGAGATTCGTGAGCAGCTGGAATCACTGCCACCAGAAGAACCCAGCAACTCGCGCGAGCTTCAACCTGTTTGA
- a CDS encoding DUF4346 domain-containing protein, translating to MNQINTAIDRNACAQLDDQLSQRFIALDPLGYFLIRVDVAAAELVVEHYVNTIDEQGIARDTDSGEVIACRQDGPRTPSAIWRGRTAKEVGIHLSEGEVDHPLSRLDHALYLGRELQKAEQCLRDGSTYVQD from the coding sequence TTGAACCAGATCAACACCGCCATTGACCGAAACGCGTGTGCTCAGCTGGATGATCAGTTGTCGCAGCGTTTTATAGCTTTGGATCCGTTGGGTTATTTCTTGATTCGAGTGGATGTTGCTGCCGCTGAATTGGTTGTTGAGCACTATGTCAACACGATCGATGAGCAAGGCATTGCACGAGATACCGACTCCGGGGAAGTGATCGCTTGCCGCCAGGATGGTCCGAGAACGCCGTCGGCCATTTGGCGAGGGCGCACTGCAAAAGAGGTGGGGATTCATTTAAGCGAAGGGGAAGTAGACCATCCCCTTAGCCGTTTAGATCATGCGTTGTATTTAGGCCGGGAACTTCAGAAGGCTGAACAGTGCTTGCGGGACGGAAGTACTTACGTTCAGGATTAA